The Spirochaeta lutea genomic sequence TACCCACCCTTGGAAAGACCTTTGCAAACCTGCCTTTGTTTGACTATCAGGTAAAATCGTTGGAATATTATCTGAAGGGGAAAGTATAACTTCTTGTCCTGGTGAGTATTATAATGAGCCCATAAATCGTGACAGATTCTGAATCATGTTAAGGTGAAATCTCCGGTAACACCCGGGAGGTTTCGACAATGCGACACAGATTCGATGAAGAGATTAAAGCCAAGGTTGTCCTTGAAGCTTTAAGGGAAGAAAAAACCTTGCAGGAACTGGCTGAGGAGTACGAGGTTCATCCAAACCAAATCTCCACCTGGAAGAAACAGCTTCTATCCAATGCCCCAGCCTTGTTCTTACGCAAAAACATGCGAGACGAAGAGCTTCAAACCCTCCGTAAGAAGGAACAAGTGCCCTACATCCAGCTTAGGCAGAGTAAGTATGTAAACGAATGGCTAAAAAAGGACTGGCAACTACATGGGAAAGACTACGAGCCATAGATCCTGAAAACCGCAGACTTAGTATCAAACGTCAAAGTCGGTTGCTGGGGGTTCATCGTTCGTCGTACTACTACAAACATCGCTGCGAACCTATCCGTGATCGCGAAGAAAAAGTAGCGCTAAGGGAGGCTTTCTTGCGCATTCCCTACAATGGCTACCGGAAGATGTGGCGTGAACTGCGTGAATCAGGTATACAAACCAGTGAAAAAAGAGTACGCCGGTTGATGTACCAGCTTGGACTTAAAGGATTGTCACCAAAGAAATTAACAAGCATAAGAAGTAAATCTCATGCTATTCACCCCTACCTTCTGAGGAATAAGCGCATCAGGTACCCGAACCAAGTATGGGCCACTGACATAACCTATTTGAAACTTGAAACTGGCCACGTATATCTCTGCGCAATCATGGATGTATATAGCCGCACAGTATTGAGTTGGCAGATATCCCAGACCATGGATACTGATTTCTTCCTTGAAGCCTTAAAGGAAGCATTCTGCCAATAGGGTGAACCGGCCATCTTGAATACCGACCAGGGAAGTCAATTCACCTCATATGCATTTGTGAAAGCACTGAAAGATCGCAATATACTGGTCAGTATGGAGGGACGCGGTAGCTGGTGGGACAATATCTACGTAGAACGACTATGGAAAAGCTTGAAGTACGAGGATATCTACCTCAGATCATACGAGGGAATACGGGATATGTAGCGGGGCATTGCCACTTATTTCAGGTTCTATAACAACAAACGATCCCACCAATCGCTTGACTATGAAGTACCAGATCTGCGGTATGAATCGTTTTAAATTCAAACGGCAGCAACGGCTGCATAGGTGCTGGATTCCACTTTAAACTGAGCAGGGAACTGTTTGACAATTGGGTTCACTATAGGTATACAGGGTGCCTGGAGCATAAAACTCGGCTACCGGGAATAGCTGCCTCCTGACTGAATCGCAAATCGGTACGGGGTGCTTGAAGACAATGGAAAAACAGCGGGGAATTCCGCAATTCAACCTCGTGCGCTGAACTGATGTCCACGCACGAGGTTCTTGTCCATGGATGGCTTTCTAATCCCATCCCGGTTCGGACAGCGGTACAAAATATCGAAGCTCCCCGTCGGGCATTACGGTCAATAACGACATGGCTTGTATTGTTTCACCTTGATACTCGAATTTGCGATCGCTGAAATTTGCAATCATTCGTAAACCCGAATCGAATTCCGTCATTTGAACCAGCTTATCGTCAGAAAGCCAGCTAAAATCCGTAAGCTGATCAAAACCGTGTTCCCGGTGTATGGGACTAAAGAATTCATAATTATGCAGAATACTATCCCCTTTTTCCGCAAGGCGATCACGATTTACATTGTAGAGCGGAACATCCAGGTACAACATCTGGGTCAACTGGAGCTCTTTGGTAACTTCCGGGAATTTAAACATATCCGCGCCCCAGTGATTGGTTACAAGCACTGAATCGTGGTGTATTGCCTCCAGCAACGGTATTCTGCTGGCAGCGTCGAAATACCGTCTTTTAAATACTTCAGGAAGAGGGACCCCCAGGAAATTAATAGCCGGGGCATCGGGGGGCCAGAATCCGCCGATATAATACTCGGAATTGCGGTCATTGAACTCCGCTGATTCCCAGGAAAAAGGTTGAGACAATCCCCATTCCGCAATAATAATTTCGGGAAGCATAAAGGGATTGGTACCTTCGCTTCCTACAATGAGTCCTCTGTCCTGCCGAAGCCAGCGCAGCCTTGTTTTTCTAAAATCGACAGCCTCTTCGCTACTCAACGGGAAATTGGTATTATAATCTTCATAGATTTCTCCGGCGGCGTCACAATCAATAAAATAGAAGTTAAAATCAGCAATTCCCAGGTTTCCGTTTACCCGTTCACGAAAAACCTGCCAGGCAGCCTTTGGATTCAGATACCTGCCCTTTCCCGCAAATCCTTGATAATAACTACCGTCTGCGCGCTGAATTGTGCCGGTCTCGAACAGTTCTTGATTGAACTGAGCGGTTTCCCAACTTTCCCCGGTTTCCCCTAGTGCTTCAGGGTGAATGCTATGATAGGAATCGTAGGGACCGATCAGGTATCCGGCCTCGGTTGCCGCTGCCACCGTTGCAGGAAGATTCCAGGGATTGTGCAGCCCCTCCACTGTAAGCCTTGCTCGCTCTATACCTAAATTCTTCAATTCATGGATAAAAGAGGGAGATACTCCCTGTCCCCAGGTTTCAATGGGTTTCAGATATTGGGGGAACATGTCGTAAAGAGTATCTGCACCAATGGTTCTGATCGCCTGACTAAGTCCCCGGGTCATTTGGCTCTTGGCGTAGGCGGAGGGCCATTCGCCGGCTGCAATTTCAGTTATATTGCTTTTGGTATCGTGGTCCATCAAATTCAGTAGTGCTTTGTGCTGTTCCGATCCGTCGGTCAATGCTTTGGCAAAGGGCTTCCATGAATCCGGTTTTATGTCTCTGGTAGAAAGTTCATCATATCCCCAGATATAAAATTGAGCGGATCCCAACAGCCGTTCTGCGCCCTCTTGGGGAATTTGGCTTAGTTTTTCTTCTCCGCTTATGAACTGACCGCTCTCTAGGAGATAGCTGCGATAGAGTCTTGCGGGAAGAAGCGGATCGCTGCCGTCTGTCCAAGCCAGGCGAAAGACCTTCTCTTCTTCGCCGAAACGATTTAAATACTGTTGCTCGATGGTAAAATTATGGTCATCAATCAGTAAATTGTTTCTAAAGGGCGTTTCGCAGATCCAGGCAATTGTTTCCTTTCCTGTGGTGAATCCCCATAGAGGAGATTCATAGAGCTCGTGATTGCCTTGGAGATACTCGGTCCACTCTTCGTCGGCCAGCGGCACGATCCTCCCGTTACCGAAGAGCCAGATAAAGGATAATTCTTCCGAGGCCTGGAATCCCGGCCAGGTCAGATGCTGTACCAAGGCGGATTTGAAGCTAATTCGAAGTTCCGACCCCTTAAGCTCAAACAGTACTTCCAGCTCCTTTTCTTTCTGTCGGAGTCGAATTAGTTCGTCGTTCTGTTCCCGTACTTCCCAAACTTGTTCGTTTATTCCACTGGATAACTGAAGCGACGTGCCGTCTTCTCTAAGAAGTAGCATCTCAAGGTTGTGTGGAGACACCAGTACTTTCTTCGCGGAATTTTCACCGGTAGTTCTTAGAAACAGATAATTCTCCAGGTTTAGCGGGGCTCCCCCGGCCGGTCTGTCCTGTTCTTCTTCACCCCCGGCAAATACCGAAAAAAGCATCAGGCAGCACAGCATCAAACTAAAAAGCTTCTTTTTCATACACACTCCTTTGATCCCCCAATTCTCAGGAGATCTCTTAGTTATGTGCCGAAGGCTATTCCGGAAATAGTACAAAACTTTGGTCGAATTTTGACAACATTGTGACAAGTACGCGTTTCGGAAACAGGGAATATCCATTTTCTTTTCAAGATATGCTATATTCCCAAGGGTGGGGTCCCAAAAGCATATAGCGGTTATCGATGATGACCGTTCAATTCGCAACAATCTTTCTTTGGCTCTTCTGGATGAGGGTTACAGAGTTTCGACCTTTGACGGCGCTCAACGGGCAATCAAATCACTGGAAGCAGAGCCTCCGCATGTTATTATTCTGGATATTCTTATGCCCCGGATGGATGGTTTGGAATTCTGCCGCAGTTGGAGAGAAAACCATAAGGATACTTCCATCATCTTTTTGTCTTCCCTTACCTCCGAAGAAGATAAAATTGAGGCCCTGTTAACCGGGGGAGATGATTACCTTTCCAAACCCTTTTCCCTGAAAGAGCTTCTTATTCGGGTTGACGTTTGTCTGCGCAGGATACAGTGGATGTCGGAAATTCCGACAATAACCGGGGGCAAGCAGGACCATGAAATACTATCGCTGGATAAAGAACGCTGGCGAGCTTGGCTCCAAGGTAATGAACTCTCACTGACGGTATCGGAATTTCGCATTCTTACGGCGCTATCTCATCGACCCGGCCAAATTTTTACCCGGGAAATGATTTGTAATGCCGCATACCCTCAAGATCCCTATGTTTCGGAGCGCAATGTAGACGCCCATATCCGAAGAATCAGAAAAAAAATTTCCGCGTTATCTCCCGGCACGGATTTGATTGAAACCGTCTACGGCCTAGGGTATAGGTTCATGGAATGAATCGATCTTCGCGTATCACTATCAATTGGTTATTTGCCCTGCTCATTACGGCCATACTCTTGTTTCCCGGAATTCTGGTGTTTTATTTGGAACGGCAAAACACAAAGGATCTTATCCGACACGGTATGCTTACCAGTATACTCACCCGTTACGTCGTTCAGTATTCGGTCAGTCACGGAGTATTTCTTCCCGTTGATCTGATTCCTAGAATGCTCGTGAACCAACGGATTCAGATCTATTCTTCCCAGGGTACCCTTCTCGATGACAGCGGCTGGATTTACACGGAAGAGCTTGATTTGTACAACGATTCGCACCCAGAAGCCCGGCAGGATTTCACCGTAACACCGGAGGCCCCTTCAAAAGGGACGCTGTATCGCCGCTATTTATATGTTCGTAAGGAATTTCCCTCGCATTCCCCCCTGAAGGGGTATGTTGTGGCAATAAGCGACAAAGCGGAAGTCATGGCTCGAAAGGATGCGATTCAGAATCTTGTTTATATTTATATGTTTTGCGCATTAGGCGCCTCTGCCGGTATTGTCTATGTACTTCATAAAAGCATTACCGATCCACTTCGAAAACTGGTCGCTTGCATTAGTTCTGGAGATGCCGAGTCAAAGGAGTTGGAAAAACTAACCCTCCGTCCCGATGAATTGGGAAAAATAGCCGCAGAATACCGGAACAACAGAAAGGCGTTGCTTGAAGAACACGGACGCTACATCAATTTTAGTGCAGATATTATGCACGAACTAAAGAATCCTATAAGCGGAATCCGGTCGGGCCTGGAATTTCTTTTGGGAAAAACAATACGACCCGGACGAAGGGACAAAATCCGCCTATTACTGGAAGAAAGTGCAAGACTCGATCTCCTGCTGAACTCGATCCACGAGCTGGGAAAGTATGAAACCCCCATGACGAGCATAAGCGAAGTAACAGACATCAGATGTGACCCCATAAAAATCCTCAAAAACCTGGTTGATTTTTACGGCAGTGACAATCTTATTCAGGAATCAGAATGCAGAACGGGAGAAATACAAATTAATCTCCCGGCTGATGATTTCGGCAGGGTGCTGCGTAATCTTGTGGATAACGCGCTGGAGTATTCCCCAGCCGGATATCCACCCCGTTTGATTTGTGGCGCAAAAGCGGATGGTTTATTAATTCAGGTTATTGACCGGGGCCCGGGTGTTCCCCGGGAAGAACGAGAGAAAATATTCTCGCGCTTCTACAGTTCCAGAACAGGCGAACCGGCGAGTAAGCACAGCGGACTGGGCCTGACCATAGCCAAAAGCATAGTCCGAAGATCCGGAGGCACAATACGTTGTAAGGAAAATCCGAAAGGTGGGACCGTGTTTGAAATCTATCTTCCGCTGAGCTCAAATCACCCGGATTAAAAATCCAAAGACATTCCCGGGTGATAATCGCCGGCAATTTATTATTCTTGGTCTAGCGATAATTGTGCACCAAAAGAAGATCAAGTGTAATAGTCGGAATCTTCAGATTGAGGCAAAAGGAATTTGCGCAAGATATTTGACACTACCAAAGGTTTTTACGGGGCCGGCTTCGTTACGCCGCTTACCTCAGGAGCTTTGTATGCGTTATTTTGCTCGGATTCAAATAGTCAGAGGTTTTAGTGAATTAATGTCCACATTTTCTGGAAGGTCAAAATCCTGAATAAGTTCCGTTTTAAATCTTTCGAAGTCATATTCAATTAATAAATCTCCAGATACGAAAATCGAAAGATTAAGAGTCGGTTGAGTATTAAAGCTCCCGAGGTATGTGACGGAATTGGGTGATATTTCAATTATGGTCATCAAGTATAGTGGGATAGCAATGTCTGCTTTTGCATATCCACTTTTACCTTGGATGTAGTAAATTGCATATTTTCCTTCTGGTACGTCTTTGACCGAGAGTTTGTTGCTTTTAGGTAATGTGATTCTAGTTGTTGCGGAAGTTTCTAAATTTTTGAGGAAGAAATGATAATTATACTTTGATACATGTGCGGCAACATATCCTCTTTTCTCATCAATTCTTTTGGTGCCGAAACCTAATGTCGCACAACTAGACAGCAAAATTGTAATTAGCAAGACTAAAACTATGGTAGATTTAATTTTCATTATTCGTCCTCAAGAAGTAATAATCTTGAATTTGTACATAGTTGCTTAAGTTATCAGGTTGTGTGTTTGAAAAAATTGTTCGATTCTTATTTAATGCTGTTTCGATTTCAATATTTAAATATGCATTTTCATTTGCTTCTAGCGTTACTAGTTCCACCTTCCAGGGTGAATAATCTGGTGAATTTTTAAAGACCTTATCATTAAAATAGATCAAATACTCGCCAGGAGGTAATTCAAGAACAATGTATTCTTCTGCTTGAAACGTTATTTCTATCGATTGATTTATGATTACTGTTGATTCAATACCGTTGGCTTCTAATGGAGCCTTATCTCGGTAAATTGTAAGGGTCTGAGAATATAATATTGATGTTAGAAAAAAGAGCACTATTGCAAATAAGAATAATGATTTATTTTTCATATTAGTATATGACATCTCCAAATTATTAATATTTTATCTGTAAATATATAAAAAGTCAACATAATGAGGCTGTAGAAAAAGTCCCTGCAACCAGCAATCATTCTACCCGGACAAGCCTTTATAGGCAAAACAAAAAATGACCGTATTTTAATAGAACGAATACGCCACTCTGTGTTTCCAGATTGCACTGGGAATCTCCAGGATGCCCCTCTTTGCTTTTCTACTGCCACGCGCTGTGCCAAGAAAGTTGTCACACAATCTTAGTAGAGAGGAGTGACAAATGCAGCGATACAGTAAGCAGTTTCGGAATGCGATTCTTCAGAAGATGATCAGACCAGAAAAGAGATCTGCCCCGGATTTAGCCGCTGAATACGGTGTTTCAGCAGCCACGATATATGGCTGGAAGTCCAAGCTGAAAGACGGTACCCTTAATCTTATGGCAGATGACGTTTCAAACAAGGACCGAAGTCCCTCAGAGAAGTTCGCCTTAGTCCTTGAGGCCCGCAGAATTCCAGAAGAGGAGTACGGCGAATGGCTTCGTCGAAATGGTCTACATTCAGAGCATATAACGCTCTGGGAACAGGAGTTGCGATCGACTTTGGACAATGATTCTGGCGCTCACGATCAGCAGCTGAAGGATGTTCGAAAAGAGCTGAAGCAGAAGAACAAGGAACTGCAACGCAAAGAGAAGGCCATAGCCGAAATGGCTACCATAATCGCTCTTCAAAAAAAAACTGCACTTCTTTTTCCGGATCACGAGGACGAATGACTCACCCGGAGATAAAGAAGCAGGTCGTATCCGACATTTCCAAGGCCGTTTCTCAGGGGGCTGCATTGCATAAGTGCTGTGATGCTATCGGTCTGCATCCTCGGACATATCGGCGCTGGTGCAGGACCACTGAGGATAAGCGGAAAGGGGCGAAGCGCACCAACAAGCGGGCTCTGAGTGCAGACGAGAAAGACCAGATTGTTGCGGTCTGCTGTTCCAAACGATTTCAGGATAAGAACCCCTATGAGATTGTTGCAATTCTCTTAGAGGAAGGTATTTATATAGCCAGCCCAAGGACATACTATCGGGTCTTGAAGGAACGAGGGCTCCTGATTCATCGAGGAAACTCACGGGCGCCTCGCAAGTCATATACTCCTCCCGAGCTCAAAGCAACTGGCCCGGATCAGGTTTATGCATGGGACATAACCTGGAGTGCGCTTGGACTCCACAACCCATCGGAGATGGTGAAGGGGGCACGAGTGTAATTGGAATATATCTTGTGAAGGCAAGGAGGTGAAACCGAAGATATCCGCCTTTCGTTGCGGAAAGGCGAGAGCCGAAGCGGGGGTGACCTGCTGCACACTGGCAGGGTGACCGAGCCCGTGGGAAAAGGGATGTGAGGCGAAGTCGTTACGCCAAGATGCACCCCCAGGCTGAGCGTTGGAAGGTTGAGGAACACGAACCGATTAACTCGCATCTGAGAGCTGAAATGTCGCTACCACCTACACGGCTTAAAAGGTGGTGGTATAGGGAACTGGAGAACATCCATGTCTTCGGAACCGGCACACATGGAACATAAGTATGGTTCCACGGAAGCCACCACAGGAAGTGCGCAGCGAAGCCTGTTGGCTATACTCCGACTTGCGAAACGCAAGGATAAAGACTGCGATCGGCAACCTCACCAATGCGACTGAGTCCAATTACGCAAACCAAGGAAGGCTTGTACGGAATGCCAAGGGAGTGTGGCCCCGATGACCTGCAAGCTGGCGGAGCCTTCGTAGTAGTCCGCGGCGGAGAAAGACCGTTACATGGCGAAGGAAGGCAGTTCAGGCGGCTTAATCCGCACATTATCTGACCAGAGAGAGGTGAAGACCTTTGATAATCAGTGAAATGCAGAGCAAGCTGGCAACATGGTCGGCATCCAATCCGCACAGGCGGTTCGACCGGATGCTCCGACTCATCGCTCAATGGGAATGGCTCCATGAAGCGGCGCGCATCACTCTTTCCAGTAAAGGGACGCACACCGCCGGTACTGACGGAGTACACAAAGCCGAAATCGAGCGGAACCTCGACCAGTATCTGGAGGAGATCCGTCACGACCTGCTTGCGGGAGATTATGAGCCGCAACCGGCTCGGCGCGTGTACATACCGAAGCCGAATGGAAAACAACGTCCGTTGGGCATCCCAACCTTGCGCGACCGAATCGTACAACGGGCAATGCTGATGGCGATGAAACCAATATGGGAGAGCGATTTTCATCGCCTTTCGTACGGTTTCCGACCGGAACGCAGTGTTCACCATGCGATACGGACCGTACAACTACTGCTGCAAGATGGCACGCACGAAGCTGGCCGCTGGGTCATCGAAGGTGACCTCTCGAGCTACTTCGATACAGTGCACCATAAGAAGCTGATGCGGTGCGTGCGAGGACGGATTCGAGACCAGCGCTTTACGGCGCTT encodes the following:
- a CDS encoding response regulator transcription factor, coding for MGSQKHIAVIDDDRSIRNNLSLALLDEGYRVSTFDGAQRAIKSLEAEPPHVIILDILMPRMDGLEFCRSWRENHKDTSIIFLSSLTSEEDKIEALLTGGDDYLSKPFSLKELLIRVDVCLRRIQWMSEIPTITGGKQDHEILSLDKERWRAWLQGNELSLTVSEFRILTALSHRPGQIFTREMICNAAYPQDPYVSERNVDAHIRRIRKKISALSPGTDLIETVYGLGYRFME
- a CDS encoding transposase — translated: MRHRFDEEIKAKVVLEALREEKTLQELAEEYEVHPNQISTWKKQLLSNAPALFLRKNMRDEELQTLRKKEQVPYIQLRQSKYVNEWLKKDWQLHGKDYEP
- a CDS encoding transposase; translation: MQRYSKQFRNAILQKMIRPEKRSAPDLAAEYGVSAATIYGWKSKLKDGTLNLMADDVSNKDRSPSEKFALVLEARRIPEEEYGEWLRRNGLHSEHITLWEQELRSTLDNDSGAHDQQLKDVRKELKQKNKELQRKEKAIAEMATIIALQKKTALLFPDHEDE
- a CDS encoding DDE-type integrase/transposase/recombinase, which gives rise to MAKKGLATTWERLRAIDPENRRLSIKRQSRLLGVHRSSYYYKHRCEPIRDREEKVALREAFLRIPYNGYRKMWRELRESGIQTSEKRVRRLMYQLGLKGLSPKKLTSIRSKSHAIHPYLLRNKRIRYPNQVWATDITYLKLETGHVYLCAIMDVYSRTVLSWQISQTMDTDFFLEALKEAFCQ
- a CDS encoding sensor histidine kinase — encoded protein: MNQRIQIYSSQGTLLDDSGWIYTEELDLYNDSHPEARQDFTVTPEAPSKGTLYRRYLYVRKEFPSHSPLKGYVVAISDKAEVMARKDAIQNLVYIYMFCALGASAGIVYVLHKSITDPLRKLVACISSGDAESKELEKLTLRPDELGKIAAEYRNNRKALLEEHGRYINFSADIMHELKNPISGIRSGLEFLLGKTIRPGRRDKIRLLLEESARLDLLLNSIHELGKYETPMTSISEVTDIRCDPIKILKNLVDFYGSDNLIQESECRTGEIQINLPADDFGRVLRNLVDNALEYSPAGYPPRLICGAKADGLLIQVIDRGPGVPREEREKIFSRFYSSRTGEPASKHSGLGLTIAKSIVRRSGGTIRCKENPKGGTVFEIYLPLSSNHPD
- a CDS encoding glycoside hydrolase encodes the protein MKKKLFSLMLCCLMLFSVFAGGEEEQDRPAGGAPLNLENYLFLRTTGENSAKKVLVSPHNLEMLLLREDGTSLQLSSGINEQVWEVREQNDELIRLRQKEKELEVLFELKGSELRISFKSALVQHLTWPGFQASEELSFIWLFGNGRIVPLADEEWTEYLQGNHELYESPLWGFTTGKETIAWICETPFRNNLLIDDHNFTIEQQYLNRFGEEEKVFRLAWTDGSDPLLPARLYRSYLLESGQFISGEEKLSQIPQEGAERLLGSAQFYIWGYDELSTRDIKPDSWKPFAKALTDGSEQHKALLNLMDHDTKSNITEIAAGEWPSAYAKSQMTRGLSQAIRTIGADTLYDMFPQYLKPIETWGQGVSPSFIHELKNLGIERARLTVEGLHNPWNLPATVAAATEAGYLIGPYDSYHSIHPEALGETGESWETAQFNQELFETGTIQRADGSYYQGFAGKGRYLNPKAAWQVFRERVNGNLGIADFNFYFIDCDAAGEIYEDYNTNFPLSSEEAVDFRKTRLRWLRQDRGLIVGSEGTNPFMLPEIIIAEWGLSQPFSWESAEFNDRNSEYYIGGFWPPDAPAINFLGVPLPEVFKRRYFDAASRIPLLEAIHHDSVLVTNHWGADMFKFPEVTKELQLTQMLYLDVPLYNVNRDRLAEKGDSILHNYEFFSPIHREHGFDQLTDFSWLSDDKLVQMTEFDSGLRMIANFSDRKFEYQGETIQAMSLLTVMPDGELRYFVPLSEPGWD
- a CDS encoding COG3415 family protein; translated protein: MTHPEIKKQVVSDISKAVSQGAALHKCCDAIGLHPRTYRRWCRTTEDKRKGAKRTNKRALSADEKDQIVAVCCSKRFQDKNPYEIVAILLEEGIYIASPRTYYRVLKERGLLIHRGNSRAPRKSYTPPELKATGPDQVYAWDITWSALGLHNPSEMVKGARV